In one Spirochaeta lutea genomic region, the following are encoded:
- a CDS encoding ABC transporter ATP-binding protein, which translates to MMIQVSHVTKVFSTPGGGRRVLALDDVSLEVPQGVCYGVVGESGSGKTTLGRILLGLLIPEDGQVLLQGQPVPQSPGEARRSGFFTQAQMVFQDTFGTLNPFMQVQDILLEPLKNMMVPRDQWSARMQRVCELVGFPWSKRKDRPGQLSGGLRQRLSIARALTLEPCVLVLDEPVASLDVSIQARILNLLQELRRELGLTYVFISHDLDIIEYMSDHIGILYQGRLVEQGSATDILQRPQHEYSKILMATQAHHYDWYTEEE; encoded by the coding sequence ATGATGATTCAGGTTTCCCATGTGACCAAGGTCTTCTCTACTCCCGGGGGAGGACGGCGGGTTCTAGCTCTGGATGACGTAAGTTTGGAGGTTCCTCAGGGGGTTTGTTACGGCGTTGTGGGAGAAAGCGGGTCGGGTAAAACAACCCTGGGGCGGATCCTATTAGGACTCCTGATTCCCGAGGATGGTCAGGTGTTGCTCCAGGGGCAGCCGGTTCCCCAAAGCCCCGGGGAGGCCCGGAGGAGCGGGTTTTTTACCCAGGCACAGATGGTTTTTCAGGATACCTTCGGGACCTTGAATCCCTTCATGCAGGTGCAGGACATTCTGCTGGAGCCTCTGAAGAATATGATGGTTCCCCGGGACCAATGGTCAGCCCGGATGCAGCGGGTCTGCGAGCTGGTGGGATTCCCCTGGTCCAAGCGCAAGGATCGGCCCGGCCAACTGTCCGGGGGGCTGAGGCAGCGGTTGAGTATTGCCCGGGCACTGACCCTAGAGCCCTGTGTACTCGTTTTGGATGAACCGGTGGCAAGCCTGGATGTATCTATCCAGGCACGGATATTGAATCTGCTTCAGGAATTGCGGAGGGAACTCGGCTTAACCTATGTATTTATATCCCATGATCTTGATATAATCGAATACATGAGCGATCACATCGGGATTCTCTACCAGGGACGGTTAGTGGAGCAGGGAAGCGCAACGGATATCCTGCAGCGTCCCCAACACGAGTATAGCAAAATCCTGATGGCGACCCAGGCACACCATTATGATTGGTACACCGAGGAGGAATGA
- a CDS encoding ABC transporter ATP-binding protein has protein sequence MRGTPAVSCANLEVSLPEGGAAVRGVSLSLYPGEILGILGESGAGKSLLARTLYGLNRVLPQLRVSGQIDRPRGHAMIFQDPGQFLNPGQSIRGHFNEILRVRGIPKHQWRDRIADLLGFVNLPSDQGFLSSRPSPLSGGQQQRVMIALAMAQEPEVIYADEPVTALDGVSRDLVLGLLQRLAQERQVGILFISHDLKAIDAIAHRVAVMYAGTVVEVQAAEDFFTNPLHPYSRDLLQAQPRMDRRGRTLTEIPGAMPEPHDQITGCPFAPRCKQRFEPCTKLVPWLQHPGHSSGVGTGAEVACHLFDPRIAR, from the coding sequence GTGAGGGGTACGCCTGCAGTTTCCTGTGCCAACCTGGAGGTTAGCCTGCCCGAGGGCGGCGCGGCGGTCCGGGGTGTTTCTCTGAGCCTGTACCCCGGGGAGATTCTCGGTATTTTGGGTGAAAGCGGAGCAGGGAAGTCTCTGCTGGCCAGGACCCTCTACGGTCTGAACCGGGTCCTGCCCCAGCTCAGGGTGTCAGGGCAGATTGACCGTCCCCGGGGGCATGCGATGATCTTCCAGGATCCCGGGCAGTTTCTGAATCCCGGTCAGAGTATTCGGGGGCATTTTAACGAGATTTTAAGGGTACGGGGTATACCGAAACACCAATGGAGAGACCGGATCGCCGATCTGTTAGGGTTTGTAAACCTTCCCTCCGATCAGGGTTTTCTCTCCAGTAGGCCTAGTCCGCTCAGCGGAGGTCAACAGCAACGGGTAATGATTGCTCTGGCCATGGCCCAGGAGCCTGAGGTTATTTACGCGGATGAACCGGTGACGGCCCTGGATGGTGTCAGCCGGGATCTCGTACTGGGGTTGCTCCAGCGCCTGGCTCAGGAGCGGCAGGTTGGTATTTTGTTCATCAGTCACGATTTGAAGGCCATTGACGCAATCGCCCACCGGGTTGCAGTGATGTATGCCGGTACGGTAGTGGAAGTGCAGGCAGCGGAAGATTTTTTTACTAACCCGCTTCATCCCTACAGCCGCGATCTACTCCAGGCCCAGCCCCGGATGGATCGCAGGGGCAGGACACTCACCGAGATTCCCGGTGCCATGCCTGAACCCCATGACCAGATAACCGGTTGTCCCTTTGCACCCCGGTGTAAACAGCGCTTTGAACCCTGCACGAAGCTTGTGCCTTGGCTCCAGCATCCTGGCCATTCCAGCGGTGTCGGTACGGGAGCCGAGGTAGCATGTCATCTTTTTGATCCCAGGATTGCCCGATGA